One window of Tepidanaerobacter acetatoxydans Re1 genomic DNA carries:
- the rbsK gene encoding ribokinase, with product MIKILVIGSFMMDLVAKTPRAPREGETIIGHSFSQFTGGKGANQAVAAAKLGSNVTMLGKVGEDSFGDSQINSLKSAGVNTEYVIKDNSDSTGVGFVTLEDNGKNRIIIIPGVNMLLKPSDIIRNEKLIKLSDIIILQLEIPLETVYTAIDIAYKYSKTIIFNPAPAAKINNEYLKKVSYFIPNEIEAKDFTGIDIVNKESAKIAAAKLLKMGCQNTVITMGDKGVYFLNIKDEEYFVEGINVNVIDTTAAGDAFVGAFAFGLGQDLDHYDCLRLANASAALSVTRMGAQPSLPYLNEVRKFMNDRKIKIEKY from the coding sequence ATGATTAAAATTCTTGTAATAGGAAGCTTTATGATGGATCTTGTGGCTAAAACTCCAAGAGCTCCACGAGAGGGTGAAACTATAATTGGTCATTCCTTTTCTCAATTTACTGGCGGAAAAGGTGCAAATCAAGCAGTAGCAGCTGCAAAACTGGGATCTAATGTTACAATGTTAGGTAAAGTAGGGGAAGATAGTTTTGGGGATTCCCAGATAAATAGCCTAAAATCAGCCGGTGTTAATACAGAATATGTGATTAAAGATAATTCTGATTCTACAGGAGTGGGATTTGTTACTCTTGAAGACAATGGGAAAAACAGAATTATTATAATACCAGGCGTAAATATGCTGTTAAAACCATCGGACATAATAAGGAATGAAAAGCTTATTAAATTATCAGATATAATTATTCTTCAACTGGAGATTCCTTTGGAAACAGTATATACAGCTATAGATATTGCCTACAAATACAGTAAGACAATTATCTTTAATCCGGCTCCGGCTGCTAAAATAAACAATGAATATTTAAAGAAGGTATCATATTTTATACCCAATGAGATAGAAGCCAAAGATTTTACCGGTATTGATATTGTAAATAAAGAAAGCGCAAAAATAGCCGCTGCAAAATTGTTGAAAATGGGATGTCAGAATACAGTAATTACCATGGGAGACAAAGGAGTGTACTTTTTAAATATAAAAGATGAGGAGTACTTTGTAGAAGGCATAAATGTTAATGTTATAGATACAACGGCTGCAGGAGATGCGTTTGTCGGAGCTTTTGCATTTGGCCTTGGGCAGGATCTGGATCATTATGACTGCCTAAGACTAGCTAATGCATCAGCTGCTCTATCAGTAACAAGAATGGGTGCCCAACCGTCATTACCTTATTTAAATGAAGTGAGAAAGTTTATGAATGACAGAAAAATCAAGATAGAAAAATATTAG
- a CDS encoding KpsF/GutQ family sugar-phosphate isomerase produces the protein MEIIETARQVMETELKAIKSVSTTIGEDFEAAVKAMYECKGRVVVSGLGKSGHIGKKLAATLSSTGTPSFFVHATEALHGDLGMITKDDIVLAISNSGETKELLNMIPSVRIIGAKIISITGSKESTLAKCSDINIEVKVENEADPLNLAPTSSSTATLAVGDSIAITLSVMKGFKEENFAVFHPGGSLGKKLLEKHKLEDII, from the coding sequence ATGGAAATAATAGAAACCGCTAGACAAGTAATGGAAACAGAACTAAAAGCTATAAAAAGTGTTTCAACTACAATTGGTGAGGACTTTGAAGCAGCTGTTAAGGCCATGTATGAGTGTAAAGGAAGAGTTGTAGTTTCTGGTTTGGGTAAGTCCGGGCACATAGGAAAAAAGCTTGCTGCTACCTTATCAAGCACAGGCACGCCATCTTTTTTTGTGCATGCTACTGAAGCATTACATGGAGATTTAGGTATGATCACTAAAGATGATATCGTCCTTGCTATTTCAAATAGTGGGGAAACAAAAGAGTTATTAAATATGATACCATCTGTAAGAATAATTGGTGCAAAAATAATTTCTATCACAGGCAGTAAGGAATCCACGTTAGCAAAATGCAGTGATATAAACATAGAAGTTAAAGTGGAAAATGAAGCAGATCCGTTGAATCTTGCTCCTACTTCTAGTTCAACAGCAACTTTGGCAGTAGGAGATTCCATAGCTATTACTCTTTCTGTTATGAAAGGTTTCAAGGAAGAAAACTTTGCTGTATTTCATCCTGGTGGAAGTCTTGGCAAAAAATTACTAGAAAAGCATAAACTTGAAGACATAATATAA
- the dapA gene encoding 4-hydroxy-tetrahydrodipicolinate synthase: MNKYGRILLPFITPFGKNEEVNYQAFEELLNYAIERDYLDTVIVTGTTGEFNVLTFEEKVKLYETAVKVVNGRKPIIAGTGCASTRETIELTNAATKLGIDTCMIVAPYYCKPTQEAIYENYLRIAKETDTNIMIYNIPIFTGVNIEPNTVRELIKQSKKFFAIKDESGINPVQITDYYFAVKDINPEFLIFNGDDIMLMPTLAQGAVGIVSGGSLILGDKVREVFTKYYEGKVKESLEIYRQIFRFTRALGINSRTNPIPALKAAVEMVTGIEVGGVRMPLNNLTEEERKYLKEVLEEIKLI; the protein is encoded by the coding sequence ATGAATAAATATGGAAGAATACTATTACCTTTTATTACACCTTTCGGAAAAAATGAGGAAGTAAATTATCAAGCTTTTGAGGAGCTATTAAACTATGCAATTGAAAGAGATTATTTGGATACTGTAATAGTTACTGGAACGACAGGAGAATTTAATGTCCTGACTTTTGAGGAAAAAGTAAAACTCTATGAGACGGCCGTAAAAGTAGTGAATGGCAGAAAGCCAATAATAGCTGGAACTGGGTGTGCATCTACCAGAGAAACCATCGAATTGACGAATGCAGCTACTAAACTAGGAATAGATACATGTATGATAGTTGCACCATATTATTGTAAACCTACTCAGGAAGCTATATATGAAAATTACTTAAGGATTGCTAAAGAAACCGATACCAATATTATGATTTATAATATACCAATATTCACTGGAGTGAACATAGAACCAAATACAGTAAGAGAGTTAATAAAACAAAGCAAAAAGTTTTTTGCAATAAAAGATGAGTCGGGGATTAATCCCGTGCAGATTACAGACTATTATTTTGCTGTCAAAGATATTAATCCCGAATTTTTAATTTTCAACGGTGACGATATAATGCTTATGCCTACGCTGGCACAGGGTGCTGTAGGGATTGTAAGTGGAGGTTCGTTAATACTTGGAGATAAGGTTAGAGAGGTATTTACAAAATACTATGAAGGTAAAGTTAAAGAAAGTCTTGAAATTTATAGACAAATATTTAGGTTTACTAGAGCGCTAGGCATAAATAGTAGAACCAATCCGATACCTGCTCTAAAAGCTGCTGTTGAAATGGTTACTGGAATTGAAGTTGGTGGTGTAAGAATGCCATTAAACAACTTGACTGAAGAAGAGAGGAAATATTTAAAGGAAGTTCTTGAAGAGATTAAACTTATTTAA
- a CDS encoding NADP-dependent malic enzyme, whose protein sequence is MHDIKREALQKHKEWKGKIEVTARVQVRTNEELSIAYTPGVAEPCIEISKNPDLSYEYTRRWNLVAVVTDGTAVLGLGDIGPEAAMPVMEGKCALFKAYGDVDAFPLCIRSKDVDDIVNTVSLLSGSFGGINLEDISAPRCFEIEKRLKQLCDIPIFHDDQHGTAVVILAGLINALRVVGKKMKDIRAVVSGAGAAGIAIAKLLVSCGLSDVVLCDRTGTIYKGRENLNVAKLEIADITNRNMLKGTLMDAIVGADVFIGVSAPSALTPEMVRLMAPDPIVFACANPIPEIMPREALKAGAKVVATGRSDFPNQINNVLAFPGIFRGSLDVRAYDINDDMKLAAAYAIADLVSVEELSAEYIIPSAVDLKVGKTVAQAVSKAAKNSGVSRIE, encoded by the coding sequence ATGCATGATATAAAACGAGAAGCATTGCAAAAACACAAAGAATGGAAAGGCAAAATTGAGGTAACAGCAAGAGTGCAAGTGAGAACCAATGAAGAATTATCTATTGCTTATACTCCAGGTGTTGCAGAGCCATGTATAGAGATTTCTAAGAATCCTGATCTTTCGTATGAATATACCCGAAGGTGGAATTTAGTAGCAGTTGTAACAGATGGTACTGCCGTTCTAGGCTTAGGTGATATCGGACCAGAAGCAGCCATGCCCGTTATGGAGGGAAAGTGTGCATTATTCAAAGCTTATGGAGATGTTGACGCTTTTCCTTTATGTATACGTTCAAAAGATGTTGATGATATTGTGAATACGGTTTCATTATTGTCAGGCAGTTTTGGTGGGATAAATTTGGAAGATATTTCTGCTCCTAGATGTTTTGAAATTGAAAAAAGGCTTAAACAATTATGTGATATACCGATCTTTCATGATGACCAACATGGTACTGCCGTTGTTATACTTGCAGGTTTAATAAATGCTCTGCGTGTAGTTGGAAAGAAGATGAAAGATATAAGGGCTGTTGTAAGTGGGGCTGGTGCTGCTGGAATAGCCATTGCGAAGCTTTTAGTTTCTTGTGGTTTATCTGATGTTGTATTATGTGACAGAACTGGAACAATCTATAAGGGAAGAGAAAATCTTAATGTGGCCAAATTAGAGATTGCCGATATTACTAACCGGAATATGCTCAAAGGTACACTTATGGATGCAATTGTAGGTGCTGATGTATTCATCGGAGTGTCGGCACCGAGTGCTTTAACACCTGAAATGGTAAGACTTATGGCTCCAGATCCTATAGTCTTCGCATGCGCTAATCCAATACCAGAGATTATGCCTAGGGAAGCCCTAAAAGCAGGTGCTAAAGTTGTGGCTACTGGTCGCTCGGATTTTCCGAATCAGATTAACAATGTGTTGGCTTTTCCCGGTATATTTCGTGGGTCACTCGATGTTCGAGCATATGATATAAATGATGATATGAAGTTAGCAGCAGCTTACGCAATTGCTGATCTCGTGTCAGTAGAAGAACTATCAGCGGAATATATTATTCCTTCTGCTGTGGATCTTAAGGTAGGCAAAACTGTAGCCCAAGCAGTTTCAAAAGCGGCCAAAAATTCTGGAGTATCTAGAATTGAATAA
- a CDS encoding lactate racemase domain-containing protein yields the protein MNIYEVLLQDVKIPRFAKVNYNIRRGNIKNINDELEETIKERHVLERIRPGDKVAIATGSREIKDIDKIIHCLVQTIKDCGGKPFIIPAMGSHGGATAMGQEEILAGYGITSEAVGAPIKSCMDTIEIGITSSGIPVHIDKFANDADCIIPVGRIKPHTDFRGAVESGLMKMLAIGLGKQHGAATCHKYGFDVMSKNIMEIAKVVIDKKNVAFGIGIIEDAFHETYKLAAIPGEKIEKEEPVLLVEAKSLVPKIPFSKVDILYVDEIGKDISGAGMDPNVTGRSAILGISEPFIERIAVLDLSNKSHGNGCGIGNADVTTERFFKKMNLEISYPNAITSRDPIGVKIPMIMPNDYLAFKMCIQTSTKMDHGVGPRIVWIKNTLSMDSFYISEALISIAKKMPNLTIVGDLMRVTFDNLGNVNGWAE from the coding sequence GTGAATATATATGAGGTGTTATTACAAGATGTTAAAATACCACGGTTTGCGAAAGTTAACTATAACATAAGAAGAGGTAACATAAAAAACATTAATGACGAGCTAGAAGAGACTATTAAAGAGCGTCACGTATTAGAACGTATACGCCCCGGGGATAAGGTAGCTATTGCTACAGGCAGCAGGGAAATAAAAGATATAGATAAAATTATTCATTGCTTAGTTCAAACAATAAAAGACTGCGGTGGCAAGCCATTTATAATACCTGCTATGGGTAGTCATGGTGGTGCAACAGCTATGGGTCAGGAAGAGATATTAGCTGGATATGGAATTACTAGTGAAGCAGTAGGGGCTCCTATAAAATCCTGTATGGATACTATTGAAATCGGAATAACTTCCTCAGGTATTCCGGTACATATTGATAAATTTGCAAATGATGCTGATTGCATAATTCCTGTTGGTAGAATTAAACCTCATACGGATTTTAGAGGTGCGGTAGAAAGCGGTTTGATGAAGATGTTAGCTATAGGGCTTGGTAAACAGCATGGAGCCGCCACTTGCCATAAATATGGTTTTGATGTTATGTCGAAGAACATAATGGAAATAGCTAAAGTAGTAATAGATAAAAAGAATGTAGCTTTTGGAATAGGTATCATAGAAGATGCTTTTCATGAAACTTATAAGTTGGCAGCTATACCTGGAGAGAAAATAGAAAAAGAGGAACCGGTTTTATTAGTTGAAGCTAAATCTCTTGTACCCAAAATTCCTTTCAGCAAGGTAGATATATTATATGTAGATGAAATAGGTAAAGATATTAGCGGTGCGGGGATGGATCCCAACGTTACTGGTCGTTCAGCAATTCTCGGTATTTCCGAACCGTTTATTGAACGCATTGCTGTCCTAGATTTATCTAATAAATCTCATGGTAATGGATGTGGGATAGGAAATGCGGATGTAACTACTGAAAGGTTTTTCAAAAAGATGAATCTTGAAATCTCTTATCCCAATGCAATTACTAGTCGAGATCCTATTGGAGTAAAAATACCAATGATTATGCCTAACGACTATCTGGCATTTAAGATGTGTATACAAACATCAACAAAAATGGATCATGGAGTTGGACCACGAATAGTATGGATTAAAAACACATTGAGTATGGATTCGTTTTATATTTCTGAGGCCCTGATTTCAATTGCCAAGAAGATGCCTAACTTAACAATTGTCGGTGATCTTATGAGAGTTACTTTTGATAATTTAGGTAACGTCAACGGTTGGGCTGAATAG
- a CDS encoding fumarylacetoacetate hydrolase family protein, whose translation MKIVSFQLNDNISYGVIKNKEVMLIKGNIFGDFVVSDIRIPLDGIKILPPVMPSKAVCVGLNYRDHIEESHAQVPRNPVIFIKPSTSVIGNMDDIEYPKLSNRVDYEGELAIVIGKKTKNISVKTAKEHIFGYTCSNDVTARDLQPSNGQWTISKSFDTFLPLGPCIETELDPMNLDIRTYLNHELKQSSNTCHLIFDPYTLISYISEIMTLLPGDVILTGTPSGIGPMKKGDRVIVEIENIGRLINYVK comes from the coding sequence ATGAAAATAGTGTCATTTCAGCTGAATGATAATATATCATATGGTGTTATAAAGAATAAAGAGGTCATGCTAATAAAAGGAAATATTTTTGGTGATTTTGTTGTATCAGATATACGAATTCCTTTAGATGGCATAAAAATATTACCACCTGTCATGCCAAGCAAAGCAGTATGCGTAGGCTTGAACTATCGTGACCATATAGAAGAGTCCCATGCACAAGTTCCTCGGAATCCAGTTATATTTATAAAGCCTTCAACTTCGGTTATAGGCAATATGGATGATATAGAATACCCTAAATTATCCAACAGAGTGGATTACGAAGGAGAACTTGCCATCGTAATCGGCAAGAAAACAAAAAATATAAGCGTTAAAACAGCGAAAGAACACATTTTTGGATACACTTGTAGCAATGATGTTACTGCAAGGGATCTTCAACCTTCTAATGGTCAATGGACTATTTCAAAATCCTTCGATACATTTTTGCCTCTCGGTCCATGCATTGAAACAGAATTAGATCCGATGAATCTAGATATTCGTACTTATTTAAATCATGAGCTTAAACAGTCATCAAATACATGCCATTTAATTTTTGACCCATATACTCTGATAAGCTATATTTCTGAAATAATGACCCTCCTTCCTGGAGATGTTATTTTAACCGGTACGCCGTCAGGGATTGGTCCAATGAAAAAAGGTGATAGGGTTATAGTTGAAATAGAGAATATTGGCAGACTGATAAATTATGTAAAATAA
- a CDS encoding dihydrodipicolinate synthase family protein, with protein MKDTKFRGIICPVVTPFDVNGKIDETIFRREVKYLLNTGIHGISPGGSTGEGAALHDDELTRLVEIIQEENANQIPVVAGIIRNSTQDAIRAGLAVKKAGADALMVTPTYYNVLVPDNAGNYEFFKSIAEDVGLPVIIYNVVPQNEITPELFYRMLDVENIIGIKQSVGGIQAFYKMKLMCGNKGLIYSATDDMLYSTFALGADGAIAAILTLFPEQCLKIWDFVESGDYDGARALQDKMYPIWQIISGPQFPRRIKQALQFVGRYSGYCRSPILSASTVEKEKLEVLMKEL; from the coding sequence ATGAAAGATACTAAATTTAGAGGAATTATTTGCCCAGTAGTAACTCCTTTTGATGTAAATGGAAAGATTGATGAAACTATCTTTCGAAGAGAAGTTAAATACTTGTTAAACACAGGAATACATGGCATAAGCCCCGGTGGCAGTACTGGTGAGGGTGCAGCTTTGCATGACGATGAGCTAACCAGATTAGTAGAGATAATTCAAGAGGAAAATGCAAACCAAATTCCAGTAGTAGCAGGAATTATAAGAAACTCAACGCAAGATGCAATTCGTGCAGGGTTAGCAGTAAAAAAAGCTGGAGCAGATGCTTTAATGGTAACTCCGACCTATTATAATGTCCTTGTGCCTGATAATGCAGGCAACTACGAATTTTTTAAAAGTATTGCAGAAGATGTTGGTTTACCAGTGATTATTTATAATGTAGTGCCGCAGAATGAAATTACTCCTGAACTTTTTTATCGCATGCTTGACGTAGAAAATATTATCGGCATCAAACAAAGTGTTGGCGGGATACAAGCTTTCTATAAAATGAAACTTATGTGTGGGAATAAAGGGCTTATTTATAGTGCAACTGATGATATGCTTTATTCAACATTTGCCCTAGGTGCAGACGGAGCTATTGCTGCTATCTTGACTCTTTTTCCTGAGCAGTGCCTCAAGATATGGGATTTCGTTGAAAGTGGTGATTATGATGGTGCTAGAGCATTGCAAGATAAGATGTATCCTATTTGGCAGATCATATCAGGACCACAATTTCCTAGACGAATTAAACAAGCACTTCAGTTTGTTGGTAGATATTCAGGCTATTGCAGAAGTCCAATATTGAGCGCATCTACCGTCGAAAAAGAGAAACTAGAGGTACTAATGAAGGAACTTTAA
- a CDS encoding Ldh family oxidoreductase — protein sequence MVEKRYNYESLKELSLMIFQKLGYSNEDSSCITDVLLTADLFGIESHGLQRLWLYQYGLDTGRINLNAKPRVIKETKLSAVIDADDAIGHPTSVKAMSMSMDKAKTFGVGIVVVKNSTHFGIAGYYSQMAAKEGLLGITMTNTEALVVPTYGKRAMLGTNPIAISMPAKPYPFLLDMSTSVVPRGKLEVHIKREQPIPLGWGVNEEGEVSDNPNEVNECISKKICGGILPLGGAGETFGGHKGYGLALAVEIFTAILSGGYTSDLVRKRQNVEKCCHAFIAIDYGIFGDKKYIEKYLSEFLQKLRDSEKAKGASRVYTHGEKEILNSVDRMKNGIIINEKTLKEIKDICKRYNVPLRKYLIPVQNDLYVDNR from the coding sequence ATGGTAGAAAAAAGATATAATTACGAAAGTCTAAAAGAACTTTCATTAATGATTTTTCAAAAACTAGGTTATTCCAATGAAGATAGTAGCTGTATTACAGATGTGCTTTTGACTGCAGATTTATTTGGCATTGAGTCACATGGCCTGCAGAGGTTGTGGTTATATCAATATGGTCTTGATACTGGAAGAATTAATTTAAATGCTAAACCTCGTGTTATTAAAGAAACGAAATTATCAGCGGTAATCGATGCCGACGACGCAATAGGACACCCTACCAGCGTCAAAGCAATGAGTATGTCAATGGATAAGGCAAAAACATTTGGGGTTGGAATAGTAGTTGTAAAAAATTCCACTCATTTTGGCATTGCTGGATATTATTCACAAATGGCTGCTAAAGAAGGATTGCTCGGTATTACAATGACCAACACTGAGGCTTTGGTTGTCCCAACTTACGGGAAACGGGCGATGCTTGGGACGAATCCTATTGCAATTAGTATGCCTGCTAAACCATATCCTTTTCTCTTAGATATGTCAACCTCAGTTGTTCCTAGAGGAAAGCTGGAGGTGCATATAAAAAGAGAACAACCTATACCTTTAGGATGGGGTGTGAACGAAGAAGGTGAAGTTAGCGACAATCCAAATGAGGTAAATGAATGTATTAGCAAAAAGATATGTGGAGGAATTCTTCCATTAGGTGGTGCAGGAGAGACATTCGGAGGTCATAAAGGTTATGGTCTTGCTTTAGCTGTTGAAATATTTACTGCCATTCTTTCAGGAGGATACACAAGTGATCTTGTTCGAAAAAGACAAAATGTGGAAAAGTGCTGCCATGCATTTATCGCCATTGATTATGGCATTTTCGGTGACAAAAAATATATAGAGAAGTATTTATCTGAGTTTCTTCAAAAGCTACGCGATTCAGAAAAGGCTAAAGGGGCTAGTAGAGTATATACTCATGGCGAAAAAGAGATTCTCAATAGTGTAGATCGTATGAAGAACGGAATTATTATTAACGAGAAGACCCTCAAAGAAATTAAAGATATTTGTAAAAGGTACAACGTTCCTTTACGCAAGTATTTGATACCAGTACAAAATGATCTATATGTTGACAATCGATAA
- a CDS encoding ABC transporter ATP-binding protein, translated as MLKVKNIDVFYGKVQALFNVSMEVHPGEIVSVIGSNGAGKSTLLKTIMGINRPVSGSIEFLGKTISNLNVHRIVTEGIVYVPEGREIFANMTVRENLEMGAYSKKYSKSLLEEYITSAYDMFPRLKERSRQTAGTLSGGEQQMLAISRGLMSNPKIIMLDEPSLGLAPVLVDEMFEAIVKINRDRKIPVVLVEQNAYMAMSISKRTYVLEVGYIKESGDSNILMNSSEIKKAYLGG; from the coding sequence GTGTTAAAAGTAAAAAACATAGATGTGTTTTATGGAAAAGTTCAAGCACTTTTCAATGTATCAATGGAGGTTCATCCAGGCGAAATAGTATCAGTTATTGGGTCTAATGGTGCTGGTAAGTCTACTTTATTGAAAACTATAATGGGAATTAATAGACCTGTTAGTGGTTCGATCGAGTTTCTAGGGAAGACAATAAGCAACTTAAATGTTCATAGGATTGTGACTGAAGGAATTGTCTATGTACCGGAAGGTCGCGAAATATTTGCAAATATGACTGTTAGGGAAAATCTTGAAATGGGTGCTTATAGCAAAAAATATTCAAAAAGTCTGTTGGAAGAATACATTACATCGGCATATGACATGTTTCCTCGGCTAAAGGAGCGTTCTCGACAAACCGCCGGAACACTTAGTGGTGGCGAGCAGCAGATGTTAGCAATATCTAGAGGCCTAATGAGTAATCCCAAGATAATCATGCTTGACGAACCATCTCTTGGTTTGGCACCTGTTCTTGTAGATGAAATGTTTGAAGCTATAGTAAAAATTAATAGGGATAGAAAAATACCTGTAGTTTTAGTTGAACAAAATGCATATATGGCTATGTCAATTTCTAAAAGAACTTATGTACTTGAAGTCGGATATATAAAAGAAAGCGGAGATAGTAATATACTTATGAACAGCTCCGAGATTAAAAAGGCATATTTGGGTGGATGA
- a CDS encoding ABC transporter ATP-binding protein produces the protein MKTILKLENVVKKFSGLVAVEDLTIEMAERSIHALIGPNGSGKTTTINLITGVLPLTSGVIRFNDTVISGMPTYKIAQKGIGRTFQNLKLFNSMTVIENLMVGGHQMTKMGMYKFLFDCHTAKREEKILKERAREVLTFIGIDKWRNEKVSNLPYGRQKMTELGRALMMKPKLLLLDEPAGGLNPSERVEFVNILLKTYDLGIDLLLIEHNMDVVMNVSNKITVLNFGKKIAEGSPEEIQKDNEVIKAYLGEKYASAVRVSRGD, from the coding sequence GTGAAAACGATATTAAAGCTAGAAAATGTGGTCAAGAAATTTTCCGGCCTTGTTGCTGTAGAAGATCTTACCATTGAAATGGCAGAAAGAAGCATACATGCACTTATAGGTCCAAATGGTTCGGGAAAGACTACAACAATTAATTTGATTACTGGTGTATTGCCGCTTACAAGTGGTGTAATAAGATTCAATGATACTGTTATCAGTGGAATGCCGACATATAAAATCGCTCAAAAGGGTATTGGCCGAACATTTCAGAATTTAAAACTTTTTAATTCTATGACTGTGATTGAAAATCTTATGGTTGGCGGACATCAGATGACAAAGATGGGAATGTATAAATTTTTATTTGATTGTCATACAGCAAAAAGAGAAGAAAAAATACTAAAAGAACGTGCTAGGGAAGTTTTAACATTTATAGGGATTGATAAATGGCGCAATGAAAAGGTAAGTAATTTACCTTACGGAAGGCAAAAAATGACAGAGTTAGGGCGTGCACTTATGATGAAGCCTAAACTTTTATTACTAGATGAACCAGCTGGTGGATTAAATCCTTCTGAACGTGTAGAATTTGTAAATATTTTGTTAAAGACCTATGATTTGGGGATAGATTTATTATTAATAGAGCATAACATGGATGTTGTAATGAATGTTAGTAACAAGATTACTGTACTTAACTTTGGGAAAAAAATTGCGGAGGGATCGCCGGAAGAAATCCAGAAAGACAATGAGGTTATTAAAGCTTACCTCGGAGAAAAATATGCATCAGCAGTAAGGGTAAGTAGGGGTGATTGA
- a CDS encoding branched-chain amino acid ABC transporter permease: MKKPKIILLIILAVILVALPVIDKNAYHHMLLNQTLINIIVVMGLNFITGLTGQMNLGTAGIYAMGAYSSALLSIKLGVSAWLGIAFALLIGYIIGHALGYPSLRVKGVYLSLTTIGFSEIVRLILTNWANFTGGAQGLQNIPCISLFGFKFDNAFKIYYLYLFITVLLCITAKRLVASKWGRAFKSIKDSAEAAEACGINIADIKIKAFTLATLYGCLGGAMYAHLIGYINPMGFTQDISINYLVMLMIGGIGSVEGNIIGAITVTILPELLRFLKDYYWLIFSVITLIFAILLPNGIITLIKPLERVKLPITYNLKPKKGGR; this comes from the coding sequence ATGAAAAAACCAAAGATAATATTGCTGATAATATTAGCCGTCATATTGGTCGCGTTACCAGTCATAGATAAAAATGCGTATCATCATATGCTTTTAAACCAGACGCTTATTAATATAATTGTTGTGATGGGTTTAAATTTCATCACGGGTCTAACTGGTCAAATGAATCTTGGGACTGCTGGTATATATGCGATGGGGGCATATTCATCGGCATTACTGTCCATTAAGCTGGGAGTTTCAGCATGGCTTGGTATAGCGTTTGCATTGTTAATTGGTTATATTATTGGGCATGCATTAGGTTATCCAAGTTTACGCGTCAAAGGTGTATATTTATCACTGACAACAATAGGTTTCAGTGAAATTGTCAGATTAATTCTCACGAATTGGGCTAACTTTACGGGTGGTGCGCAAGGACTTCAAAACATACCATGTATTTCTTTGTTTGGTTTTAAGTTTGATAATGCGTTTAAAATCTACTACTTATATTTATTTATTACTGTTCTGCTGTGCATAACTGCAAAACGGTTAGTGGCCTCCAAGTGGGGCAGGGCTTTTAAATCAATTAAAGACAGTGCAGAGGCAGCAGAAGCCTGTGGAATAAATATTGCTGACATTAAAATTAAAGCATTTACTTTGGCTACACTCTATGGTTGCCTTGGAGGAGCAATGTATGCACATCTAATCGGATATATTAATCCAATGGGCTTTACTCAAGATATTTCAATTAATTATCTGGTGATGCTGATGATTGGGGGAATAGGATCCGTTGAAGGAAACATAATTGGAGCAATAACAGTTACAATTCTCCCTGAGCTGTTGAGGTTTTTGAAAGATTATTATTGGTTGATATTTAGCGTGATAACGCTAATATTTGCCATTCTACTACCAAATGGTATTATAACACTCATTAAACCATTAGAGAGAGTGAAATTGCCCATCACATACAATCTTAAGCCTAAAAAGGGAGGAAGGTGA